The stretch of DNA aatttttaatatttttttaaaatgttttttttgagtttatttttttaaaattattttaaattttctatttattattcatataataaatatttaataaaaaaaattaataaaagttaaaaataatgtggagtgtggagtgttaggaggttgagaagatttattcattaaaaattatcatctcaccaTCTAAATGAGATCAAATCCATATTGGTTTTTTACGGTGATGTTGATTGCTCGGCTTTTATTGACAGAGGATTTGATACCATAGAACCCATCACTATGGATGATGGACAACTTTCTAATACCGAATTGTTTGGAcgttgaaatgaaaaatttataaataatacttaaataatttgagttaagatgttttattaaattttaagaaataagaaagaaaaagttgaataaaaatattataaaattaaactattgttagaatattatttttttaatattatatttattttcagatttgaaaaaattaaattattttttgtgttttgtttgaaagtttgaaaaatttataatgattaggtaatgattaggtaaaaaagttgaagatttgaaaatgaaaatggtttgtatttgagtaatatttaggaaagaaatgagatgagatggattgagaagtgtatccaaacgaggccttaagtAAAATGGGTCACAAATATAACATTTTGAGCAGCATTAATGATTTAATACAAGAGGAATTGACCGCACCTATGACaatggttgagtgattgtggggattccctacaattttttttttttatctaaacacCATTTACAGTATATGGACTCCCCTGGATTTACTGTTGTGTTCACACTGCTTATAGACAGCATTAAAAGAGGGATTATGGCAATACTTGAGTAAAAAGAAACCATGAAAAAACGCATGAGATGGTCCAATTTCAAAAGGGATGCTTTCTTTCAGGAAATGGAATTGCTGCCCTTGCACAGAGTTTACAATGTATACAGAGTACAAACCGCATGAGTAAGTACATCCATACATAGCAAGGATTCACTAAATTCACCAAAACAAGGTGGAATAAAAAAGGAACACCCTGCAAATACCTTCTCAATGCAATTCAACTGTTAATTTAACAAGCTAGCCCGTTTAAAAGACCGGGAGGATCCAACTCTGTCCTAATAGTGTTTTAGATATAGCTATATCTACCAATACCCAAAATAACTGTACATATACCAAACCTAAAAGTCTACCTAACACTCCCCCCCCAACTGCCAAAGCAGACCACCAAAAAAACAGGTCCCATAACATAAGGCAGAGCAACAATCTTCACAAGTAGATCCCATTGCAATTGCTATAAACACCATCAGGCAATCCAATGGTGGACTTAGTTGCACTTCCATTTTGGTaaattttgacttttgaggTATCATTCCCAACTCCATTTGGGACATTCCTTTGGCTCCCATATACTTGTAAGACATCATCTGTCTCCTCATCAGGCAATGCAATGGTGGGCTTAGTTGCACTTCCATTTTGGTAAACTTTGACTTTTGATGTATCATTCCTTTGGCTCCCATATACTTGTAAGACATCATCTGTCTCCTCACCAGGCAATGCAATGGTGGGCTTAGTTGCACTTCCATTTTGGTAAACTTTGACTTTTGATGTATCATTCCCAACTCCATTTGGGACATTCCTTTGGCTCCCATATACTTGTAAGACATCATCTATCTCCTCATCAGGCAATGCAATGGTGGGCTTAGTTGCACTTCCATTTTGGTAAACTTTGACTTTTGATGTATCATTCCCAACTCCATTTGGGACATTCCTTTGGCTCCCATATACTTGTAAGACATCGTCTGTCTCCTCATCAGGCAATGCAATGGTGGGCTTAGTTGCACTTCCATTTTGGTACACTTTGACTTTTGTGGTATCATTCCCAACTCCATTTGGGACATTCCCTTGGCTCCCATATCCTTGTAAGCCAGCCTTGGAATCCTCATCAGGCAATGCAATCGTGGGCTTAGTTGGACTTCCATTTTGGTAAACTTTGAGTTTTGAGGTATCATTTCCAACTCCATTTGGGACAATCCTTTGGCTCCCATATCCTTGTAGGACAACATCCGATTCCCCACATGCTGCTGATGCTGCTATAAGTCCTATATATGACAGGAGAACGATGAGATTTGAAAGTTACCTTTTCAGACTTTTGGTGCAAAAAGGGGAATATGTATTAGCATATCAAAAATTCGGTTAGGTTCATCATTAAGTAatgtaattaaataattaaatggaaATTAATATCAAGCAGCAGGGAACCCTCCGACAAACCCCAAAACCTCCTTCCATTCCTATTACACAAACTTGAACCCTCCAGGTCACAAAACTTTGATCCGAATTAAAAACCAACAGCCGGAGGACTTCTTTagcagaaaaaagaaattgcagCCCTCCTTAATTAGTAAATGaatacatgatcataagccaAAGCAGTGTTAAAAGAGAAAAGCAATGACAATCCGCATAACATTAATATTGATGAATCTCCCTTGTTCTCATAAAgaatgatgaaattatttttatgttcaaaTTGATATCAAAAGCCTGCTCTTAACACAAAGATCATCTATATTTCGCTGAAATTAGTGAAGAATGTGTTCTTAGCTGTATTTATATTTAGATAGTAAATAATATTTCAGGCACAAACCTAAAAGAACATTTATCATGAAAAGCATTCAGTTTAtactttttcagtttttttaatagtcactacataaattaacatatttttatctataaattttaatatccTCACTAGCATATTTGACGTCTATATCAAACGTAAAAGATGGCACAAGGAATCATCAGACTTGACATAAATGACAAATATCTTTCACAACTGAAGAGGATGTTCTATTTGTCAGAATAGCTGTAAATTGGGTTCACAAATTCTATACCCGTTGATCCAAAACATGCTCATCCAATAATACCTTAAAGCAGGCTGGTTAGGCATAAGGTTGGCCATAGTGAAATGATAAGTAGTTTCAAATTCGAGCTATAGTGATATTACCAATTACAAATTGCAGTtccaaatattaatttattttgtattgtattATTGAGGATCTCATTTGTATATGGGGGGAGAAGTCGAAACAAGCAGTATATACTTCAAGTAGACTAACTCCCACAATAAAATACTAAACTCAGGTTGTTAACAATGCAATCCTTCAGTATAAAGCTGTATAGAGTGGAGCAAATCCTTCTTCGAACTGGTCCCATATATCGGGTGCTGATATAAGAGTGCTCCCTTAAGAGATAGAATTTTCTGATTGCCTGGCAAATTCCACAAAACCAGCTGGCAAGCATGGTTTTGTTTCCTTgtgttttgagatttgtattatataaacatgcatcttaagtattttaacttGTGTATATTTACCACATACATGAAAATATCAGTAAgaccaaaaacagaaaaacaataaaaatatatacgcCTAAAAGTAGTCGAGTTCTGACAACATGAAGATtctaaatctattatttaattgtaCTCTGGGATGAGAATCTGCTCATTATTAATAAACTGACCCATATTTGCTGATATCAATACTACTCTGTTGGACACATTTTGGCAAGACTTACCAAATAAATTCCTGTTACATGTGTCCATCAAATCAAGAGTGAGACATCCTCAATTATCAACTGATTTGCTGAGATATGTCCTTATATGCTCCTTTATTACATTCTTTTTCAAACTGAAAGTGGTAACTCATTCAGGACGCAAATACTTTGCAGTGGTATTAGATCAAATGAAATAGATGCTCTGGCCATTGTGCCACGTTTTTATCCTAGGATCTGAACATGATATACAGCTGAATTATTGGTATACCTTCATAACTTTCAAACTAGGTTTATAATGTAtgagtctcttttttttttttttaataagatagcAGAGTATCTTTACCTGTCAGAAACTTTGATATATTTGTAAAATGTTCTCATTGTGTAAAAATATGTAGACTCGTGCAggtgtttttcactttttcctCTTAAATGCAAAACACATCCATGTTTATGTATTTGGACCACGGAATTTGACAAGGTATACCAGGGTAAGATCAAGCTGAGGCTTTTATTTTGACCAAGCAAACCAGAAAGTATTAGATCATAACATAGCCTTATTGGCCTCAGTAAATTCTATTGTAGCCTAAACACAATCCTAAATAAATGAACTAGTAGCAACAATAGCAACTATCACGAAACGCAACCAAAAACGGCATGCATGTGATGCAGTGTGTACATGGCAGATGAATAGAACAGTAACTGATTCTGGTAAAACATCTACGATTGAACAACATTGAGTGGGTATATCAAAAAAGGCGAGACAGGTACCTAAAAATAAAGGAGAAGGATTTTCTGGCCTTGATTTGAATTCAGGATGAAATTGCACCCCAATGAAGTATGGATGACTAGGTAGCTCGATAATCTGTAACATCAGCATTCATTCCAGATGTTAATACTTTGCAACCACTATGTACAGATCACTAAAGTCTCAATGCTTTGGGCTGATGAGTATACCTCCATGCGTTGACCAGTTTCATCTTTGCCGGCAAAAGAGAGGCCAGCTTTTTCAAGGCGTTCTACCATATCAGGATTGACCTGCATGATAAAGAATTATCCCCCTGCCAAAGTAGcttgataaaagaaattaaactcATGTTGATCATACAGACCTCGTATCTATGCCGATGTCTTTCATCAATGAAGCTTCTACTTCCATATCTAAGAATGCATAGAATGAAAGGTTAGCCAACCTGATATATCTCATCAGCAAACTACTACACATTCACAATTAATTCAGAACTAATAAATCTATACATGACATTTACAGCAGAGTTACATAAGTGATAAATTTAGGACACACGAACCACAAATCCAAATTCAGTGACAGCTCCTCTTATTATTTGGAGTTTTTCTTCGTTTTTTTGTGTTATAGGCTTATagccctaaaaataaaatttttctttgagTCAAGACCCTACAGTTTGAATagataaatctttttttatgtaatatataatcTACGCAAacacttttgaaaagaaaaaatatttcattaacattttattactAACATCCGTCTGAACACGGAGTCAACATTATACTAGATTATCTTCTGATTGTCAACTTAGCTCCACAAAGTCTGATTACTTGTTGACTTCCTGTATACACATGTAATACCACTTTGTAAAGCAATACTTACAGTCTTGCAGATTTGCAGTCCATAACCTGGAAATATGTCCTCCTTAATCCAAGACGCATGGTGCCCCCCATATGTGTTTTTGAGCCCTGCTTATGGTACATATATCAGAAATGGACTTcttttaaatacatatatcgCATGCTTCGTCGCTAGTTTAATAGCCAACTTGAAAATTGGAGGGGAAAATGAAGGCTttcatccctctctctctctctctctctctctctcacacacacacacttaacATTTTCCCTTCTTAGCTCAATACTAAGAATGGATTGGAAACACAATTTCCATCACCCAATGGAACTCAAAAGGCACAGAATATAACCTCAGGCATAAATATAACACAGGGATTCCTGGTATCTGGATCAAATTCAGTGCTGTTAGCGTCTTTCAGACCAAGAACAGATCGTGCAAACTCAATGACAGCAATTTGCATTCCTAGACAAATGCCAAGAAACGGAACTCTTTTTTCTCGAGCATATTTTGCAGCAAGAATTTTCCCTTGCACTCCTCTGTCACCAAAACCTCCGGGAACAAGAACACCATGCGCACCCTAAAGATGAAGACTAGTCAGAGACCAAATAGAGAAAGTTACCACAACTCAAGAAAGGAGACACCCAGAACATATTTAAATAGCAGTATCAGCTGGCAAATCCAAgaccattgaaaaaaaaaaccaaccttcAACAACGTCCAAGCAGCTTTATAAGCATCTGGATTCTGCAATAAGAATTAAGTTACATGTTTGTAAGATGAGGTATTACTTAACAAAGATATACAATATGAGCATTAAAACTTCTTATTTAACCTCTTTTGCTGTTGCTTCTTCAAGGTGGGAAGCAGGAACCCAATCTACAACGAGTTTCTTTCGATGAAAAACAGAAGCATGCACAAGAGCCTGTAGACAGATTACATCAAATATAGACAGAAACTATATGCTTATATATCCACTCAAGCTACACCAATCTGTATGTCATATCTAATGGAAATgaactttaattatatatatatatggagagagagagagagagagagagagagaaattacaTGCATAATGCATTTTCGTTTCACACAACTCTCTGCAGTGAGATCTTGAAGATTTTAATTCAGATGAGTAGGTAAACCAGCAAAACGAAACGTGTTCTAGCTTCTTCAGTATGAATacaaagaaagataattaaattatttttgtttttaaaaaaattcagcaGAAACAAGAATAAAACAATCGGTGGCTAAATTCTGTCGGCAAAGGAATCAGCTGTGTATCTGACCTTTTAACCTACTGGAACACATAATGGGTGCTAAAAATGGATCTAAAATTGCCAAGACAACTGACTTACAGAAAAGTAGAGCGGTTTGGATGCTGCAGATGATAAGGAATCCTAAGTCCCATGATAAACAAACCACAACAATGCCGGCATAGATTGAAATAATCATCTTATCTACTGTATAAGTCCAAGTTTTGAGCCATATGGTTCATGTGTTGAAAATTCTTATCATTATTatctactaataaatatttatttagcaagatacataattaaaaaactgaGTGGAAGCATGTGTAAGGTGTAGTTAAAATCAAGGGAAACCACATAGAAAATACATCCTACAAATGTGTTTAGCAACATCTCCAATGATTATACCATAAGAGAATTAAATTCCCagctgaaaataaaatgattccGAGTTAAGAAGTAACAGAAAATTGCACCTTCAGTACAGAGAGGTAGGAATCGGAAAGGCCTGTATACTTTCCAACCATGGCAATATGGACCTGTCAATTAGATTGACATATATAAGTTCTGACAGCAATTAGAAGCAAAACAAGATTCTGAATTTCTCAAATTGCTGGGTAGACCCACCGGCTCATGCAACTTGTCACAGATTGCAGCCCTAGAAGTCCATTCCTCGAGTGCAGGCTCTTTTGCTTCACTGCCATAATGGAAATATTGCGTAAGGATActgaaaatgattttatgtgatgcACATGCCTGTAAATTCCAGGCCAAAGTTAACAGAATTATAAAGAGCTGAGATCATCAGACAAACCCCAGCAGGTTCAGCACTTTCAAGATTGCTTCATGGGCCTTCTGATCCTATTTGAGAATAAAGAGCATACCCACACACTATTTGTGAGTAATGGTAATTAAATATTCAGCAGCCACATTCCAAGAATCGCCCAAGAACTACTTACTCTTAAAAGCAAAGGAATGTGCCAGATGTTTGGTACATCATAGAGAGTGATGATGTTTTCTTCCTGTAAAACATGGAGTTTCAATAAAGAGAATCTCGCAAAGCAGGTAAGCATGCATCTCAATTATATGCACATCAAAATTTGGTTCTTGTAAAATTACCGCAACATGGCAAAACTGAGAGAGTTTCACTTTTACTTGCTGGTCAAGTGCCTGTCAACACATTAAATTTACTACCTTAAGCAAATCcaataaagtaaaaacaaaagcatAAAGTGCTTGTGTGTCTGCGTGCGTGCACCTAAGCACAGGCACATGAACAAGAGGAAAGcaaagagagagggggagaccGTTGTACTGCGACAAGCTAAGATATGTGGCGTCAAACCCAGGCCTCTTAGTCCCCGAACACTGTGCtgggttggttttgttttctgaACAACAGATTCACCGCATTATTAAATTGTTCTAATATAATGAGAGAGATATGTACATAGATGCTAGAAAAATTTTGCATAGAAGATGTGCGGGGAATATCTAAGAAGTCACCTGTTCACCAACAACATTTAAAATGGGCACAAGGCTGACGTGTATCAAACAAAAGTTTCCAGTCCCTAAAATGAGAAGAATtcatgcacaaaaaaaaaaaaattaattataagatacAAAAAATAAGGTGTGACACTTGTGTCATATGAAGCTGCATAGACAATGTCCTTACCTACACGGTAAGAGAATTGCCCCAAAGCCTCAATAAATGGCATGGATTCAATATCTCCTGCATCGAGGCAAGTTGTTATAACCCTTGAAAAACATAGAACCCACATGTGCTTCCACAGGTCAAGAACATTGTTGTTATACCTATAGTTCCACCCAATTCTATGACACAAACATCAGCTGGACCTGCCTTCCCATCGACTGGTATCATTGACACACGCTCAATCCACTCTTGAATGGCATCTGTGATGTGAGGGACAACCTACAGAACAAAAGAATATAAACAGGCTTAGGGCCATACAAATATACCCAATTTAAGAATAATCGAATAAAAGAACATGGATTTATAGCAGGGAAAAACACCTGCACAGTTTTCCCCAGATAATCTCCCCTTCTCTCCTTATCAATAACGGACTGccataaaagaagaaaagataacTATTAACTTCAGTGACTGGGTTTTAATGAAACATATAATAATCTTCAGTTAGGAAACATATGATGTACATACGGAAATGTGCCGTTTGACTAACTTGCCTGGTAAATCTTTCCAGTAGTGATATTATTATCACGAGTCAGCTTGATATCGAGGAACCGCTCATAATTTCCAAGGTCCAGGTCCACCTTTGAACACAAAAGAAAGTCGTGTTTCATACTGTTACAGTCAATTTCGATCAATCTCCCATGTTCTCCAAAACCATGAGCACTGATTTACATTTCTGTTCTATTTTTAACATGGGTAGCTTTACATATTATTTGTGCCAAAGAAATATAATAGCCTAACAGTTGATGGCCCTCATTTTATATGTCATTGCGGTCagtaaaaaacagaacaagaaaTTGATCCGATGAAGTGCAGTACGATGTGGACGAACACCCAAATAGCCTACCATATGCCTGGTTTTAACAGCATTAACAACTTCATCATACTATCCGTTTAGACCATAGAGGGGCTAAACGCCGACGAATTAGTAGACCCCGTCAGAGAGTTGAAGCAAGAAGGAAAATAGCGTTTACAAAGCAAATATACAgtaaaattagaatataatgaACACAGAAAAGAGAGTTTTTATACCTCACCGCCATCGTCTAACACGAAAACTTCCCCGTGCTCAAAAGGGGACATTGTTCCAGCATCGGTGTTCAAGTAAGGATCTGAAAAAGGGAGCCAAGGACTATATTAAAACGTTGAATAGAGAACAAAACATGGCAGTCATATCaagagttgagagagaaaaaatatgcCCAAAATTGTGACACAAAACTGACGTATTTGCGTGATATTGCAAATTTTAGCTCTCGTTAGAGGAGCCCAGAAAGCAAAACAAGTGAAAATTTAAATGGTATTTTGACATGCTTATAAGACAGATTTGTGAGTCTAAGATAATATCCATTTTAAATTTAGTATCTGCTTCCCAAAGggaaataatttaaaacttaGAACCTCTGAGAAAGATTTTAAGCACGAAAAATTGAGTTGAAtccaaaagtttaaaaaaaaaaaatgtggcgATAAAGCTTCAAAACAGAACTATTTTTtcgaaggaaaaacaaaaaaagaacgAGAGAGGGGGGGGGAAGCGGAAGAATATATCCATCTTGCAGCTGAGAAAACAAAAGGCATACATAGCTGACTTGTTCTTCAACTAAAAAACTacgaaaaggaaataaaagcaGCAgcgataaagaagaagaagaacaaaaatcaATCAAAGAAGAAACAGAGACCAATTTTGATGGAAGTAACGCGCAGTCCACAGGCCTTGAGAAGCAGACCAATGCTACTGGCGGTGACCCCCTTCCCGAGACCGCTAACTACTCCACCCGTCACCAACACGTACTTCATTTTCCGTTTTCTTACCTTGTTTTAGTCGACACCTATATCTGGTAAACAGACAGAATGAGAGAAATAGAACAGAACAGAGCAGGCATTTAGCATCAGCGACAACTATTTTGCTCAAGAACAAGGAAGAGGAAAATGGTGGGAACCTTTGTTATGCTGTGGTACTCAAAAAAACCACGTCAATGAAATGGGTTGAggatgaaaaggaaaggaaatccGGTATCTGTATCTTATCTTTCTAGTCGAATACTCTGGGTCTTTGAACGTAAATGCtcgctcgttctctctctcttcatccaACAACGAAGGTGGCAAAGTGCaaagagcgtgagagagagattcaCCAACCAAAAACAGAGTATTGATGCGGAAGAAATGAGAATGCTGAGAGACCAGAGGAATGAGTTCCAGATTGCTTACCATTGGCGGCATTATATATAACCCAAAACCCAGTGGGAAAATATCgccaaataaatatatatattaattatatatatatatataattattataaatattataaatatatcttattattataatttttttaaatttttatataatttaattttttttaattttaaaataataatattaaaaaataatattctaataatattttatttaacttatttaaaactatttcatctcatctctcgtcctactattcaaataaatttttactattttatttttttattttttaatttttaatttttttatttaataattaagaaattaactattaataaaattgtgtaatggatattaaaagaatattaaaaaaataaaattttaaaattttaaatatagatatataaagcaattttatttttatttttttatttagaaaaaacaacctttttccttttcttttagagtttatatttattaaaataatggtaaaaaaaatatataaactatgcCTGAAATGAAAGGCCGAAACTGCCCTTGCGTGGTGCAGGGCAGtaacttttctctctctttattttttttctttcagttttttCCTTCGAAAGTAATTTACGTATAATATCAACACTTGCTACATCAATTATAAAGAATATTAatacaatttattattatttaagtggtgatataattttactattattttttcaacccaatataaaataaagtaaaatcagtaaaaaaaaaatattatttgttattcttttaactatcatttttgtataaatttttgaGTGATGAAATATTtggtaaataattaaaaaataataaactaattatttaataatatattaatagttaatgaAATGATAATGGATAATAGAAGCCTAGGAGGAGTAATATTATCACTGATCAGTGAATAgcatgttttaatttcttaaagatcttataaagaaatattaatgaaaaataaattatgagattcatataaataagttatttgGAGAAAAATTCTATCTTAAAAGCAGAaacagataaaagaaaatgaaaaaggggaagattttcaataataataataataataataaaatgctGGAGATGAATctgatattttcaccattttctaacatatagaatttttttttcttcctttttaggCTCCTActctattttattagtttttaatcatattaaagCTACATTATCCAATACTATTTAAGTTACATCTTttgactttttattataaggttatatatatatatagatatataaacttTTATTATGTCTTTATcttatgcattttgaaaacttGGGAGGTATGGGACCAAGACACTGCATTTAGGTGccgtttagataatgagttgaaatgaaattagtcgagataaaaattgaaagttgaataaaatattattattgttttgagatttgaaaaattgaaattatttattatattttatataagaatttaaaaaaattgtaatgacgagatgatatgagattacttctcaatccaaatgggcttagtttgttttttttttttttctcatcatcttttgGATAAGTTAGTTGGGTAGCATGAAATTAGTGATTTGGGGAAAATCACTTCTCAATCACCTATTACAGATCTTAGCTATCAAACCCACTTTTTTCCTCCCCCTTTTATTTAGAAGATCACTTCTTGAGAAACACAATGAATCCCACTTCCTAAATCTTTATCCACTTTGTTTAAAATAGTTATTctttcatacaaaaataaaatgggaggGGGCAAATATCCAATAGAAACCATTAAAAACAGATTTGGGATTACTACAATGGCTCTCTAATTAATATCATTTCAGTTACAAGTTATAGACGATAAAGTCCGGTCTCCAAATGAGAGAACCATGTTTGAACGCCCCACCTcccgtattaaaaaaaaaaaaaaaaacgtgattttttaaaaattcaagttcAAAATTGTCATGCATCCATTCGCTAGAAAGACGTTTGCTTCTCAAATATTTAAGGGGAATTtgtcattttaataaaacttcaAAAACTTTGTCCCGCCATTTTAGGGGGGGATATAGATTGTTGAGGTTAAAGGGTAAAACTAAAAGTAACCCTATCATCTAATTCCATTTTCCCTTTTATCTAGTACCTTAATTAAAAGGGTAGTTTCTCTATTCAATGGCCTACATATGACGTAGGTGCATTGATATCATCATTGATTAAGTGTAAAGTTAGATCATGCCtaacaaagagaaaggaaatgaaagaaaataaagagccAACATAAATAAAACTTGAATCCAATTATTCAATTATAACAAATAAAGATCATGTTATTGTAACCAGATCAAgatcaaaatcagaatcagaatcagaatggAAAATGAgcatgaaaaagagaaaaaaaaaaaaagaaaagaaaaggaaaaggaagaggaaaaggaagaagagaatcTGATCATGATATAAGAGAGCCAATTTCAGTCATAATCagtttctactttttattttttattttcacatattATGCATGTGTAATGAAATCTACCAACCCACCATTTCCCAATTAGTTTATATTGTTTGCTTGGACCCACTCATGCCCTGCCGGTGGACCTTTCTTCGATTTATTACGACATCCATGCCCGCTTTTCTCTTTTACCATATTGAGGTTCCGTTTAATTCTTAAATtcagttaattttaatttaattttaaattaaatctaatatttaaatatttaatttttaaattactaaactcattttaactcaaaactttcttacacgtgagactcaaaatcttttttaacttaaaatatctttatatttgagactcataatcttttttaattttttataaaaaaatattaaactcatcttattatccaaaaaagagaaaaggaaaatagaatTTATACTTCTGTTTATCTTAGATGTAAAGTGACAAATGATTGTGTTTACGATCTATTTGGTTTTACACATAgttttaactcatttaatttCATCTAATATCTTTTCAATACCAACCGAACACCAtttcaacacaaatattttttaattttaaatttttaacttttcaactaTTTCctctaataattacctaatcattataactttttcaaacttttaaataaaacacaaaaaataattcaactttttcaaattttaaaacaaaaattatattaaaaaattatattctaacaatattttaattttataattttttttcaactttttatctctttttctcAAAACTCTGTAAAATATCTTAACCCAAACTATTTCAtcactattcacaaattatctcactactatttataaatttctcacatcatcttatcttatctgtataaccaaacgatgcctaaatatatatt from Juglans regia cultivar Chandler chromosome 4, Walnut 2.0, whole genome shotgun sequence encodes:
- the LOC109009054 gene encoding CTP synthase-like isoform X2; protein product: MKYVLVTGGVVSGLGKGVTASSIGLLLKACGLRVTSIKIDPYLNTDAGTMSPFEHGEVFVLDDGGEVDLDLGNYERFLDIKLTRDNNITTGKIYQSVIDKERRGDYLGKTVQVVPHITDAIQEWIERVSMIPVDGKAGPADVCVIELGGTIGDIESMPFIEALGQFSYRVGTGNFCLIHVSLVPILNVVGEQKTKPTQHSVRGLRGLGLTPHILACRSTTALDQQVKVKLSQFCHVAEENIITLYDVPNIWHIPLLLRDQKAHEAILKVLNLLGEAKEPALEEWTSRAAICDKLHEPVHIAMVGKYTGLSDSYLSVLKALVHASVFHRKKLVVDWVPASHLEEATAKENPDAYKAAWTLLKGAHGVLVPGGFGDRGVQGKILAAKYAREKRVPFLGICLGMQIAVIEFARSVLGLKDANSTEFDPDTRNPCVIFMPEGSKTHMGGTMRLGLRRTYFQVMDCKSARLYGSRSFIDERHRHRYEVNPDMVERLEKAGLSFAGKDETGQRMEIIELPSHPYFIGVQFHPEFKSRPENPSPLFLGLIAASAACGESDVVLQGYGSQRIVPNGVGNDTSKLKVYQNGSPTKPTIALPDEDSKAGLQGYGSQGNVPNGVGNDTTKVKVYQNGSATKPTIALPDEETDDVLQVYGSQRNVPNGVGNDTSKVKVYQNGSATKPTIALPDEETDDVLQVYGSQRNVPNGVGNDTSKVKIYQNGSATKSTIGLPDGVYSNCNGIYL
- the LOC109009054 gene encoding CTP synthase-like isoform X3; this encodes MKYVLVTGGVVSGLGKGVTASSIGLLLKACGLRVTSIKIDPYLNTDAGTMSPFEHGEVFVLDDGGEVDLDLGNYERFLDIKLTRDNNITTGKIYQSVIDKERRGDYLGKTVQVVPHITDAIQEWIERVSMIPVDGKAGPADVCVIELGGTIGDIESMPFIEALGQFSYRVGTGNFCLIHVSLVPILNVVGEQKTKPTQHSVRGLRGLGLTPHILACRSTTALDQQVKVKLSQFCHVAEENIITLYDVPNIWHIPLLLRDQKAHEAILKVLNLLGEAKEPALEEWTSRAAICDKLHEPVHIAMVGKYTGLSDSYLSVLKALVHASVFHRKKLVVDWVPASHLEEATAKENPDAYKAAWTLLKGAHGVLVPGGFGDRGVQGKILAAKYAREKRVPFLGICLGMQIAVIEFARSVLGLKDANSTEFDPDTRNPCVIFMPEGSKTHMGGTMRLGLRRTYFQVMDCKSARLYGSRSFIDERHRHRYEVNPDMVERLEKAGLSFAGKDETGQRMEIIELPSHPYFIGVQFHPEFKSRPENPSPLFLAGFVEFARQSENSIS
- the LOC109009054 gene encoding CTP synthase-like isoform X1, yielding MKYVLVTGGVVSGLGKGVTASSIGLLLKACGLRVTSIKIDPYLNTDAGTMSPFEHGEVFVLDDGGEVDLDLGNYERFLDIKLTRDNNITTGKIYQSVIDKERRGDYLGKTVQVVPHITDAIQEWIERVSMIPVDGKAGPADVCVIELGGTIGDIESMPFIEALGQFSYRVGTGNFCLIHVSLVPILNVVGEQKTKPTQHSVRGLRGLGLTPHILACRSTTALDQQVKVKLSQFCHVAEENIITLYDVPNIWHIPLLLRDQKAHEAILKVLNLLGEAKEPALEEWTSRAAICDKLHEPVHIAMVGKYTGLSDSYLSVLKALVHASVFHRKKLVVDWVPASHLEEATAKENPDAYKAAWTLLKGAHGVLVPGGFGDRGVQGKILAAKYAREKRVPFLGICLGMQIAVIEFARSVLGLKDANSTEFDPDTRNPCVIFMPEGSKTHMGGTMRLGLRRTYFQVMDCKSARLYGSRSFIDERHRHRYEVNPDMVERLEKAGLSFAGKDETGQRMEIIELPSHPYFIGVQFHPEFKSRPENPSPLFLGLIAASAACGESDVVLQGYGSQRIVPNGVGNDTSKLKVYQNGSPTKPTIALPDEDSKAGLQGYGSQGNVPNGVGNDTTKVKVYQNGSATKPTIALPDEETDDVLQVYGSQRNVPNGVGNDTSKVKVYQNGSATKPTIALPDEEIDDVLQVYGSQRNVPNGVGNDTSKVKVYQNGSATKPTIALPGEETDDVLQVYGSQRNDTSKVKVYQNGSATKPTIALPDEETDDVLQVYGSQRNVPNGVGNDTSKVKIYQNGSATKSTIGLPDGVYSNCNGIYL